A stretch of Dyella sp. BiH032 DNA encodes these proteins:
- a CDS encoding ATP-binding protein, producing MPRRLNSLQTRLSLLLCLAYVSGAAIYIGITQWPLPQLLQWMKHDLGVSVQPPAHMGVWGGLAFSAAIAIPLSIWLAGIVMDPLSRLLRALEGAVASYRDGDFSFSIAATRNDELGELIRMHNALGQTLREQRQNLAQRELLLDTVVQNTPVALVLTDTSGRVTYANIAARHLFNEGRSLHGLDFLELLQDAPEPLRRAVQGGEDALLTVEMEGSEETFHLSQRSFRLQGRPHRLQLFRRMTRELSRQEVATWKRVIRVISHELNNSLAPISSLAHSGAELARRGQTERLPGVFATIGERARHLHGFIAGYANFAKLPAPQPVPIQWQPFLDSLALHCVFRLVGGVPEQPGWFDAAQIEQVLINLVKNAHESGGPDDEVTLSLAVIGRDLRIEVADRGPGMSETVLAQALLPFYSTKRSGTGLGLALAREIVEAHGGRITLANREQGGLRVSLLLPLKLA from the coding sequence GTGCCGCGTCGCCTCAACAGCCTGCAGACGCGGCTTTCGCTGCTGCTGTGCCTGGCCTACGTGTCTGGCGCGGCGATCTACATCGGCATCACGCAATGGCCGTTGCCGCAGCTGCTGCAATGGATGAAGCACGATCTGGGCGTGTCCGTGCAGCCGCCGGCGCACATGGGCGTGTGGGGTGGGCTGGCCTTCAGCGCGGCGATCGCGATTCCGCTGTCCATCTGGCTGGCGGGCATCGTGATGGACCCGCTGAGCCGGCTGCTGCGCGCCCTGGAAGGCGCGGTCGCCAGCTATCGCGATGGCGATTTCAGCTTCTCCATCGCCGCCACGCGCAACGACGAGCTCGGCGAGCTGATCCGCATGCACAACGCCCTGGGCCAGACGCTGCGCGAGCAACGCCAGAACCTGGCGCAGCGCGAGCTGCTGCTGGACACGGTCGTGCAGAACACACCGGTGGCGTTGGTGCTCACCGACACGAGTGGACGCGTCACTTACGCCAACATCGCTGCGCGCCATCTGTTCAACGAAGGGCGCTCGCTGCACGGCCTGGATTTCCTGGAGCTGCTGCAGGATGCGCCCGAGCCGCTGCGCCGCGCGGTGCAGGGCGGCGAGGACGCTCTGCTCACGGTGGAGATGGAGGGTAGCGAGGAAACCTTCCATCTCTCGCAGCGCAGCTTCCGCCTGCAGGGCCGGCCGCATCGGCTGCAGCTGTTCCGCCGCATGACGCGCGAGCTGTCGCGGCAGGAAGTGGCGACCTGGAAACGCGTGATCCGCGTGATCAGCCACGAGCTCAACAACTCCCTCGCGCCGATTTCCTCGCTTGCGCATTCGGGCGCGGAGCTGGCGCGGCGCGGACAGACCGAACGCCTGCCCGGCGTGTTCGCCACCATCGGGGAACGCGCTCGGCATCTGCATGGCTTCATCGCCGGCTATGCCAATTTCGCCAAGTTGCCGGCGCCGCAGCCGGTGCCTATCCAATGGCAACCGTTCCTGGACAGTCTCGCGCTGCACTGCGTCTTCCGCCTCGTGGGCGGCGTGCCGGAGCAGCCGGGCTGGTTCGATGCCGCGCAGATCGAGCAGGTGCTGATCAACCTGGTGAAGAACGCCCACGAGTCCGGCGGGCCGGACGACGAGGTCACGCTCTCGCTGGCAGTGATCGGGCGCGACTTGCGCATCGAGGTGGCTGACCGCGGCCCCGGCATGAGCGAGACCGTGCTGGCGCAGGCGCTGCTGCCGTTCTATTCCACCAAGCGTTCCGGCACCGGCCTGGGCCTGGCGCTGGCGCGCGAGATCGTCGAGGCGCACGGCGGCCGCATCACGCTGGCCAACCGGGAGCAGGGCGGCTTGCGCGTGAGCCTGCTGTTGCCGCTCAAGCTGGCCTGA
- a CDS encoding SPFH domain-containing protein: protein MGSLLALVVVIVAIIVIAKLVRIVPQGYEWTVERFGKYTRTLTPGLHFLIPFIYGIGRKMNMMEQVLDVPSQDVITKDNAVVRVDGVVFYQVLDAAKAAYEVANLEQAALALVMTNIRTVLGSMDLDESLSQRDAINAQLLRVVDEATHPWGVKVNRIEIKDIAPPRDLVDSMARQMKAEREKRAQILEAEGLRQAAILKADGEKQSAILAADGKKEAAFREAEARIRLAEAEAQATKLVSDAIASGDVNALNYFVANKYVEALKEMAHSPNQKMLLLPVEATGIIGSLAGIAELAKESLGQQQDKNAVARRTPPV, encoded by the coding sequence ATGGGATCGCTTTTAGCTCTAGTGGTGGTGATCGTCGCGATCATCGTGATCGCCAAGCTGGTGCGCATCGTGCCGCAGGGCTACGAATGGACGGTGGAGCGCTTCGGCAAGTACACGCGCACCCTCACTCCCGGGCTGCATTTCCTGATCCCCTTCATCTACGGCATCGGCCGCAAGATGAACATGATGGAGCAGGTGCTGGACGTACCCTCGCAGGACGTGATTACCAAGGACAACGCCGTGGTGCGCGTGGACGGCGTGGTGTTCTACCAGGTGCTGGACGCGGCCAAGGCGGCCTACGAGGTGGCCAACCTGGAGCAGGCGGCGCTGGCGCTGGTGATGACCAATATCCGCACCGTACTCGGCTCGATGGATCTCGACGAGTCGTTGAGCCAACGCGATGCGATCAATGCGCAGCTGCTGCGCGTGGTGGACGAGGCGACGCATCCGTGGGGCGTCAAGGTCAACCGCATCGAGATCAAGGACATCGCGCCGCCGCGCGATCTGGTCGATTCGATGGCACGCCAGATGAAGGCCGAGCGCGAGAAGCGCGCACAGATCCTCGAGGCCGAAGGCCTGCGCCAGGCGGCGATCCTGAAGGCCGACGGCGAAAAGCAGTCGGCGATTCTCGCCGCGGACGGCAAGAAGGAAGCCGCGTTCCGCGAAGCCGAGGCGCGCATCCGCCTGGCCGAGGCCGAGGCGCAGGCCACCAAGCTGGTGTCGGACGCGATCGCCAGCGGCGACGTCAATGCGCTCAATTACTTCGTCGCCAACAAGTACGTCGAAGCGCTGAAGGAAATGGCGCATTCGCCCAACCAGAAAATGCTGCTGCTGCCGGTGGAGGCCACCGGCATCATCGGCTCGCTGGCGGGCATCGCGGAGCTGGCCAAGGAATCGCTGGGCCAGCAACAGGACAAGAACG